A section of the Vanessa tameamea isolate UH-Manoa-2023 chromosome 29, ilVanTame1 primary haplotype, whole genome shotgun sequence genome encodes:
- the LOC113391766 gene encoding uncharacterized protein LOC113391766: MEPILEVPKPRTEPKETRISYESMETETEEIENFSKYVTTLLKKLPKDLCTQLQMDIINLIMTAKLNKMAKQLAPNLTAANVGNASYILTLPNVPVGNSSEGIKSFNRDPGLPTL, encoded by the coding sequence ATGGAACCGATACTCGAAGTTCCCAAGCCACGAACAGAACCGAAAGAAACCCGAATATCGTACGAGTCAATGGAAACAGAGACCGAGGAAATCGAAAATTTTAGCAAATACGTTAcgactttgttaaaaaaattaccgaAAGATTTGTGTACGCAGTTACAAatggatataattaatttgattatgacAGCGAAGTTGAACAAAATGGCGAAACAGTTGGCGCCAAATTTGACAGCTGCCAATGTCGGAAACGCGTCGTACATACTGACGTTACCCAACGTTCCGGTTGGGAACTCAAGCGAGGGTATAAAATCGTTCAATAGAGACCCGGGTCTCCCAACGTTATAA